From Kogia breviceps isolate mKogBre1 chromosome 2, mKogBre1 haplotype 1, whole genome shotgun sequence, one genomic window encodes:
- the TSN gene encoding translin isoform X2, which translates to MSVSEIFVELQGFLAAEQDIREEIRKVVQSLEQTAREILTLLQGVHQGAGFQDIPKRCLKAREHFGTVKTHLTSLKTKFPAEQYYRFHEHWRFVLQRLVFLAAFVVYLESETLVTREAVTEILGIETVGQQRDRRRLLPALAHLHLHQRAGFRLPPPQPQKRLPAEALRRPEV; encoded by the exons ATGTCTGTGAGCGAGATCTTCGTGGAGCTGCAGGGCTTTTTGGCTGCCGAGCAGGACATCCGAGAG GAGATCCGAAAAGTTGTACAGAGTTTAGAACAAACAGCTCGAGAGATTTTAACTCTACTGCAAGGGGTCCATCAGGGTGCTGGGTTTCAGGACA TTCCAAAGAGGTGTTTGAAAGCTCGAGAACATTTTGGTACGGTAAAAACACATCTGACGTCTTTGAAGACCAAGTTTCCTGCTGAACAGTATTACAG GTTTCACGAGCACTGGAGGTTTGTGCTACAGCGCCTGGTCTTCTTGGCAGCCTTCGTCGTGTACTTGGAGTCGGAGACCCTGGTGACTCGAGAGGCGGTCACGGAGATCCTTGGCA TCGAGACTGTCGGTCAACAGCGTGACCGCCGGAGACTACTCCCGGCCCTTGCACATCTCCACCTTCATCAACGAGCTGGATTCCGGCTTCCGCCTCCTCAACCTCAAAAACGACTCCCTGCGGAAGCGCTACGACGGCCTGAAGTATGA
- the TSN gene encoding translin isoform X1 — protein sequence MSVSEIFVELQGFLAAEQDIREEIRKVVQSLEQTAREILTLLQGVHQGAGFQDIPKRCLKAREHFGTVKTHLTSLKTKFPAEQYYRFHEHWRFVLQRLVFLAAFVVYLESETLVTREAVTEILGIEPDREKGFHLDVEDYLSGVLILASELSRLSVNSVTAGDYSRPLHISTFINELDSGFRLLNLKNDSLRKRYDGLKYDVKKVEEVVYDLSIRGFNKETAAACAEK from the exons ATGTCTGTGAGCGAGATCTTCGTGGAGCTGCAGGGCTTTTTGGCTGCCGAGCAGGACATCCGAGAG GAGATCCGAAAAGTTGTACAGAGTTTAGAACAAACAGCTCGAGAGATTTTAACTCTACTGCAAGGGGTCCATCAGGGTGCTGGGTTTCAGGACA TTCCAAAGAGGTGTTTGAAAGCTCGAGAACATTTTGGTACGGTAAAAACACATCTGACGTCTTTGAAGACCAAGTTTCCTGCTGAACAGTATTACAG GTTTCACGAGCACTGGAGGTTTGTGCTACAGCGCCTGGTCTTCTTGGCAGCCTTCGTCGTGTACTTGGAGTCGGAGACCCTGGTGACTCGAGAGGCGGTCACGGAGATCCTTGGCA ttgAGCCAGATCGGGAGAAGGGATTTCACCTGGATGTGGAAGATTATCTCTCAGGAGTTCTCATTCTTGCTAGTGAACTG TCGAGACTGTCGGTCAACAGCGTGACCGCCGGAGACTACTCCCGGCCCTTGCACATCTCCACCTTCATCAACGAGCTGGATTCCGGCTTCCGCCTCCTCAACCTCAAAAACGACTCCCTGCGGAAGCGCTACGACGGCCTGAAGTATGACGTGAAGAAAGTGGAGGAGGTGGTCTACGACCTGTCCATCCGCGGCTTCAACAAGGAGACGGCAGCGGCCTGTGCGGAGAAGTAG